The following proteins are co-located in the Camelina sativa cultivar DH55 chromosome 12, Cs, whole genome shotgun sequence genome:
- the LOC104731232 gene encoding uncharacterized protein LOC104731232, giving the protein MQELRNMMQEILDRPVYAPPPPPREAAPRQPPPVAPRHRQPPPLPAEFSYFETMKLMGTMGTEYFIGGNDQTRADDWQQTLEKNFRTARCPMEFRKDLAVHYLRGNADNWWRNVERSLPVGYVPTWEDFLDEFNKKYFPQEAMDQLECEFLELRQGIMTVREYDAEFTRLRRFIGREYGEQELIRRFMRGLRANIRNRCSIRGCISMVELVEQAATIERGIEEEAEDLIRTNEGVTKEEKSHKRIWDNNDSELGQNRFLKCVTCGRKHGGTCWEAIGACIRCGGTDHLVKNCPIGNGDCRRCGQLGHYARECTMLQRGGHQGNQNRENLPPPPKRQALRPGVFATSNQGVASDIALEQDQVKN; this is encoded by the coding sequence ATGCAAGAGCTCCGTAACATGATGCAGGAGATTTTGGATCGACCTGTGTATGCACCCCCACCACCACCTAGAGAAGCAGCACCCCGTCAGCCACCTCCAGTTGCACCTCGGCATCGTCAGCCACCACCGCTACCGGCAGAGTTTTCTTATTTCGAGACAATGAAGCTCATGGGAACCATGGGGACTGAGTACTTTATTGGTGGGAATGATCAGACCCGGGCTGATGATTGGCAGCAGACGTTGGAGAAAAATTTCAGGACAGCTAGATGTCCAATGGAGTTTAGAAAGGATCTTGCAGTGCATTACTTGCGGGGAAATGCAGACAATTGGTGGAGAAATGTTGAGAGGAGCTTACCTGTTGGTTATGTGCCTACTTGGGAGGATTTCTTGGATGAGTTTAATAaaaagtattttcctcaggaagCTATGGACCAGCTGGAATGTGAGTTTTTGGAGCTTCGTCAGGGCATAATGACTGTCAGAGAGTATGATGCTGAGTTCACTCGTCTAAGGAGGTTTATTGGAAGGGAGTATGGAGAGCAGGAGTTGATTCGTAGATTTATGAGAGGATTAAGGGCTAATATTCGCAATCGTTGTTCTATTCGGGGATGTATTAGCATGGTTGAGCTAGTAGAGCAAGCTGCTACAATTGAAAGAGGAAttgaggaagaagctgaggacCTCATAAGGACTAATGAGGGGGTAACTAAGGAAGAAAAATCTCATAAGCGAATTTGGGATAACAATGACTCAGAGCTAGGCCAGAATCGTTTCCTAAAATGTGTTACGTGTGGCAGAAAGCATGGTGGAACATGTTGGGAGGCAATTGGAGCGTGCATTAGGTGTGGGGGGACTGATCATTTGGTCAAGAACTGCCCCATCGGAAATGGAGACTGTAGGAGGTGTGGTCAGCTGGGCCATTATGCACGGGAGTGTACTATGCTTCAAAGAGGGGGACATCAAGGAAACCAAAACCGGGAAAACCTTCCACCACCTCCGAAGAGGCAAGCTTTAAGGCCTGGTGTGTTTGCTACATCAAATCAAGGTGTCGCGTCAGACATTGCTCTAGAACAAGATCAGGTTAAAAACTAA
- the LOC104731229 gene encoding methyl-CpG-binding domain-containing protein 1-like, translated as MDASSSANSTSLTRKVRTSEREIGMFAVQCEECHKWRQIETQEAYEQIRRRLKELFVCKQKEGTTCEDAGDLVYDSSRVWAVDKRGLPETPRGFKRILVTRKDYSKVDAYYVTPTGKKLKMFSEVEDFLKANDPDYDSRRLWNFCFTVPKIMEKTVPKPTKSENA; from the exons atggaCGCTAGCTCATCAGCGAATTCAACAAGCCTTACG AGAAAAGTCAGAACTTCAGAGAGGGAGATTGGTATGTTTGCTGTGCAATGTGAGGAGTGCCACAAGTGGAGGCAGATTGAGACGCAAGAAGCATACGAACAAATAAGACGTAGACTCAAGGAACTGTTTGTATGTAAGCAGAAAGAAGGTACTACCTGTGAAGATGCTGGAGACCTTGTGTACGACTCCTCCAGAGTATGGGCCGTTGACAAGCGTGGCTTGCCTGAGACACCAAGAGGGTTCAAGAGGATCTTAGTTACGAGAAAGGACTACTCGAAAGTTGATGCTTACTACGTAACTCCTACTGGGAAGAAGTTGAAGATGTTCTCTGAGGTTGAAGACTTCCTTAAGGCCAATGATCCGGATTATGATAGTAGAAGACTTTGGAATTTCTGTTTTACAGTCccaaaaataatggaaaaaactGTCCCCAAGCCAACCAAGAGTGAGAATGCATGA
- the LOC104731230 gene encoding methyl-CpG-binding domain-containing protein 1-like — MDAKSAASASSTTAKRKFITSGKLVDIYAVECKLCLKWRKIDTQEEYEEIRSRQREDPFVCNKKEGVSCKDAADLNYDSSRTWVIDKPGLPKTPRGFKRSLILRKDYSKMDAYYITPTGKRLKSRNEIAAFIESNQDYSYAPLGDFNFTVPKVMEDTVPSTVRGGLTIRSGPITIFHPRKKFN; from the exons ATGGATGCGAAATCAGCAGCTTCAGCGTCATCAACCACCGCTAAG AGAAAATTCATTACTTCAGGGAAGTTGGTTGATATCTATGCTGTTGAATGTAAACTTTGCTTGAAGTGGAGGAAGATTGATACTCAAGAAGAGTATGAGGAGATCAGAAGTAGACAACGAGAGGACCCATTTGTGTGCAACAAGAAAGAAGGTGTTTCCTGTAAAGATGCTGCAGACCTCAACTATGATTCCTCCAGAACATGGGTCATTGACAAGCCTGGCTTGCCTAAGACACCAAGAGGGTTCAAGAGGAGCTTAATTCTGAGAAAGGACTACTCGAAAATGGATGCTTACTACATAACTCCTACTGGGAAGAGGCTCAAGTCTCGCAACGAAATTGCCGCATTCATTGAATCCAACCAGGATTATAGTTATGCACCTCTTGGAGATTTCAATTTCACTGTCCCAAAGGTGATGGAAGATACTGTTCCTAGTACTGTCCGTGGTGGTCTAACTATCAGGTCAGGACCCATAACCATATTCCATCCAAGGAAAAAATTTAATTGA
- the LOC104731231 gene encoding uncharacterized protein LOC104731231: MQGGGGGRDPFGGFGFGGGGGSFGGFGGGLNNGPPQNLMSSFFGGRDPFDDPFFTQPFGGGGGGMFHSNFFGTSSMNPFAEMRPPPGFIDQPPGPSRSSRGPIIEEIDSDDEKEGEEEEGKEKKKGSLGKHGRSSSEADTAEFARVEAEERRNRELQYMNANPERRNSQQMQNINVSGMVNNGLWQPQTRSYSFHSSSVTYGGQNGNYYTSSKTRRTGSDGLTLEESREANTATREAAHRISRGLHNKGHTVARKLNSDGRVDTTQTLHNLNEDELVDFEQSWNGNARRQMQLPGRSGSFGSDLVNREQPVLLPSTDPSPSHARSEPSRRTKGAMNVRGYGRN, encoded by the exons ATGcaaggaggtggtggtggtagagATCCTTTTGGTGGATTTGGttttggaggaggaggaggctctTTTGGTGGATTTGGTGGTGGTCTTAATAATGGTCCTCCTCAAAATCTCATGTCCAGTTTTTTCGGTGGAAGAGATCCGTTTGATGATCCTTTTTTCACCCAGccttttggtggtggtggtggtggcatGTTTCACTCCAATTTCTTTGGAACTTCCAGCATGAATCCTTTTGCAGAAATGCGTCCTCCACCCGGTTTTATTGATCAGCCACCAGGACCAAGTCGATCATCACGTGGACCTATTATTGAAGAGattgattctgatgatgagaaggaaggagaagaagaagaagggaaagagaagaagaaagggagtcTTGGCAAACATGGCCGGTCCAGCAGTGAGGCGGATACTGCTGAATTTGCTAGAGTGGAAGCGGAAG AGAGAAGGAACAGAGAGTTGCAATACATGAATGCAAATCCGGAGAGAAGGAACTCACAGCAAATGCAGAACATTAATGTTAGTGGTATGGTGAACAATGGACTATGGCAACCACAAACCCGTAGTTATAGTTTCCATAGCTCCTCTGTTACTTACGGTGGTCAGAACGGCAACTACTACACTTCTTCCAAGACTAGAAGGACAGGAAGTGATGGG TTAACTCTTGAAGAAAGCAGAGAGGCCAACACTGCAACGCGGGAAGCTGCACACAGGATCTCGAGAGGCCTTCATAACAAG GGCCACACAGTTGCTCGTAAACTTAACTCAGATGGCCGTGTTGATACAACGCAGACCTTGCACAATTTAAACGAAG ATGAGTTGGTTGACTTTGAGCAGTCTTGGAATGGAAATGCTAGAAGGCAAATGCAGTTACCTGGTCGGTCTGGTTCCTTTGGCA GCGATCTTGTAAACAGAGAGCAACCAGTGTTGCTTCCCTCGACTGATCCAAGTCCTTCTCATGCACGATCTGAACcatcaagaagaacaaaagGTGCAATGAATGTAAGAGGATATGGCAGAAACTAA
- the LOC104733375 gene encoding jacalin-related lectin 45, with translation MTTRVTDQGGINGDVFDDGVYDYVRKVTVGECSQGIAYIKIEYVRDGVVVEREHGKKTRTQTQAEFEVNHLDEYITWIWGTIRDDYVYGSRTIDIEHLAGLEELKPSRMDENPRSKFAVSELQFKTSCGRASQVFGSPGLPGKEFVLEGNNGTKLVGLHGRFGDFLCSIGAHFIFVPPVFKQVEPHGGIYGDDWDDGVYDCVRKVRVGEDADRVTSVEFVYSNGDQLITHSHGKLQQEHDRYGLISSLTFKTSKDRDSEVFGKPNGTKFVIMAKGFDKLVGFRGRSFGNRLTALGANFAVVVAPPVKKLEAKGANPGCKEWDDGIHEGVYKITFKLWLGDEYITSVEGHYGQRLPLSGIVRELTELIGFKYITMLKFKTNKGTYQALGNEEEDYEYVGESFVLGMEGHKIVGFHGKSAFGALHQIGVYVKPIDNP, from the exons atgacgaCAAGAGTGACAGATCAAGGTGGCATCAACGGAGACGTATTCGACGATGGTGTTTACGATTATGTGAGGAAAGTGACTGTCGGAGAATGCTCCCAGGGCATCGCTTACATCAAGATTGAGTACGTGAGAGATGGAGTAGTCGTGGAACGAGAACATGGAAAAaagacaagaacacaaacacaG GCCGAGTTTGAAGTTAATCACTTAGACGAGTACATCACATGGATTTGGGGAACGATTAGAGATGATTACGTATATGGGAGTCGTACCATCGATATCGAGCACCTGGCTGGATTAGAGGAG ttaaaacCTAGTCGAATGGATGAGAATCCAAGGTCTAAGTTTGCGGTGTCGGAGCTTCAGTTCAAGACATCATGCGGGAGAGCATCTCAGGTGTTTGGTTCGCCCGGTTTGCCTGGCAAGGAGTTCGTGTTAGAAGGCAATAACGGAACGAAACTTGTTGGGCTCCATGGTCGCTTTGGTGACTTTCTCTGCTCTATAGGAGCTCACTTTATCTTCGTTCCTCCTGTTTTCAAGCAAGTAGAACCTCATGGTGGGATCTATGGAGACGATTGGGACGATGGGGTTTACGACTGTGTGAGGAAAGTGCGTGTTGGAGAAGATGCTGATCGTGTCACCTCCGTTGAATTCGTATACAGTAATGGAGATCAGCTGATAACTCATTCTCACGGCAAATTACAACAAGAAC ACGATAGATATGGTTTGATTTCGTCTTTAACCTTCAAAACATCAAAGGATAGAGACTCTGAGGTATTTGGGAAACCGAATGGTACCAAATTCGTCATCATGGCAAAAGGGTTTGATAAGCTTGTCGGGTTCCGAGGAAGGTCTTTCGGTAATCGTCTCACTGCTCTCGGAGCAAATTTTGCGGTGGTGGTAGCTCCTCCAGTGAAGAAACTAGAAGCAAAAGGTGCGAATCCTGGTTGCAAGGAGTGGGATGATGGGATCCACGAAGGTGTTTACAAGATAACA TTTAAGCTTTGGTTAGGAGATGAATACATCACATCCGTTGAAGGACACTACGGTCAAAGACTGCCACTTTCTGGAATAGTGCGTGAATTGACTGAACTGATTGGATTCAAATACATAACGATGCTTAAGTTCAAGACAAACAAGGGTACATATCAAGCGTTGgggaacgaagaagaagattatgagtATGTGGGAGAATCGTTCGTGTTGGGGATGGAAGGTCACAAGATTGTTGGGTTCCATGGCAAGTCTGCATTTGGTGCTCTTCATCAAATTGGTGTTTACGTCAAGCCAATCGATAATCCTTAa